The following are encoded in a window of Alphaproteobacteria bacterium genomic DNA:
- a CDS encoding tripartite tricarboxylate transporter TctB family protein, which yields MRLAKDIVAGLGTIAFAIGVLVALSKIPRTSYQAIPPDLFARLCAYAIIAGGVVLIVRGIVRGGDAVKLPPWRAMFAVFAGVVAFGLVAPRYGYAPAGLLTLIIGGLGAPDLKLRQLLLMSAALIAFSVILFTYMLKLPMPFFIMPGFVS from the coding sequence ATGCGGCTGGCGAAAGATATCGTCGCGGGACTCGGCACGATCGCGTTCGCGATCGGCGTACTCGTCGCCCTCTCCAAAATTCCGCGTACCTCGTATCAGGCGATACCGCCGGATCTGTTCGCACGGCTTTGCGCCTACGCGATCATCGCCGGCGGTGTCGTTCTGATCGTGCGCGGGATCGTGCGCGGCGGCGACGCGGTGAAATTGCCGCCGTGGCGCGCGATGTTCGCCGTCTTCGCGGGCGTCGTCGCCTTCGGATTGGTGGCGCCGCGCTACGGATACGCGCCGGCGGGGTTGCTGACGCTGATCATCGGCGGGCTCGGCGCGCCCGATCTGAAACTGCGGCAGTTGCTGCTGATGTCCGCCGCGCTGATCGCGTTTTCGGTAATCCTTTTCACGTACATGCTGAAGCTGCCCATGCCGTTCTTCATCATGCCCGGTTTCGTTTCCTAA
- a CDS encoding tripartite tricarboxylate transporter permease, giving the protein MLSDLALGFSVALSFDNLLLCLLGCLIGTLIGVLPGVGPIATISILLPFTFGITPVGSIIMLAGIYYGAQYGGSTTAILVRIPGEASSLVTIIDGNAMARSGRAGAALALAALGSFAAGTFATIVIGAAAEPLGRVAFLLGPEDYFALIVLGLVFAIVLASGSILKAIIAALIGAILSTVGTDIETGVQRLTFGIGSLFEGINVSILAMGVFGVAEILRNLEEHHSRPLIERHIGRLWPSGEEFKRAAAPVARGTVLGSILGLLPGSGTLLAPFASYVMEKKISKTPERFGKGAPEGVAGPEAANNAAAQTCFIPLLSLGLPPNAVMALILGALTVQGIAPGPQVFTKYPELFWGMVASMWIGNLMLLIINLPLIGLWVSLLRVPYRLLYPAILLFCCIGLFSVNRLPEDIYFMAMFGMVGMLLYKFGFEAPPLILGFVLGDSLESNFRRALILADGDWFTFVESPIAVALLLLAAVMLAATLFPKLRKGREDVLKDD; this is encoded by the coding sequence ATGCTTTCCGATTTGGCGCTCGGCTTCTCGGTCGCGTTGAGTTTCGACAATCTTCTGCTGTGCCTGCTTGGCTGTCTGATCGGCACGTTGATCGGCGTGCTGCCCGGCGTCGGGCCGATCGCGACGATTTCGATCCTGCTGCCCTTCACCTTCGGGATCACGCCGGTCGGCTCGATCATCATGCTCGCCGGCATCTATTACGGCGCGCAATACGGCGGCTCGACGACCGCGATCCTGGTGCGCATCCCCGGCGAGGCGAGCTCGCTGGTCACGATCATCGACGGCAATGCGATGGCGCGAAGCGGGCGCGCCGGGGCCGCCTTGGCGCTCGCGGCCCTCGGCTCCTTCGCCGCGGGCACGTTCGCGACCATCGTCATCGGGGCGGCGGCCGAACCGCTCGGCCGGGTTGCGTTTCTGCTGGGCCCCGAGGATTATTTCGCGCTGATCGTGTTGGGCCTCGTCTTCGCCATCGTGCTCGCCAGCGGTTCGATCCTAAAGGCGATCATCGCGGCGCTGATCGGCGCCATCCTGTCGACCGTCGGGACCGACATCGAAACCGGCGTGCAGCGTTTGACCTTCGGCATCGGCTCGCTGTTCGAAGGGATCAACGTGTCGATCCTGGCGATGGGCGTGTTCGGCGTCGCTGAGATCTTGCGCAATCTCGAGGAACACCATTCCCGTCCGCTGATCGAACGCCATATCGGCCGGCTGTGGCCGAGCGGCGAGGAGTTCAAACGCGCGGCCGCACCGGTCGCGCGCGGCACGGTTCTGGGCTCGATCCTGGGCTTGCTGCCGGGATCGGGCACGTTGCTCGCACCCTTCGCGTCCTACGTGATGGAGAAGAAGATCTCCAAAACGCCCGAACGTTTCGGCAAAGGCGCGCCCGAAGGGGTGGCCGGGCCGGAAGCGGCCAACAACGCGGCCGCGCAAACCTGCTTCATTCCGCTGCTGTCGCTGGGCTTGCCGCCCAACGCGGTGATGGCGCTGATCCTGGGCGCCTTGACCGTGCAGGGGATCGCGCCCGGCCCGCAGGTCTTCACCAAGTATCCGGAACTGTTCTGGGGCATGGTCGCGTCGATGTGGATCGGCAATCTGATGCTGCTGATCATCAATCTGCCGTTGATCGGTTTGTGGGTTTCGTTGCTGCGCGTGCCTTATCGATTGCTCTATCCCGCGATCCTGCTGTTCTGCTGCATCGGCTTGTTCTCGGTGAATCGCCTGCCCGAAGACATCTACTTCATGGCGATGTTCGGCATGGTCGGCATGCTGCTTTACAAATTCGGCTTCGAAGCGCCGCCGTTGATCCTGGGTTTCGTGCTGGGCGATTCGCTCGAATCGAATTTCCGGCGCGCGCTGATCCTGGCGGATGGCGACTGGTTCACCTTCGTCGAAAGCCCGATCGCGGTCGCGCTGCTGCTGCTGGCGGCCGTCATGCTGGCGGCGACGCTGTTTCCGAAATTGCGCAAAGGCCGCGAGGACGTCCTCAAGGACGACTGA
- a CDS encoding SDR family oxidoreductase, protein MSDVVIVTGASTGIGAATARLLGSQGASVVVNYNSSTEAAEGVVAEVKALGGKAIAVKANMGSQADIVRMFAETDAAFGPVTGLVNNAATNTTHRKIETYDFDEVMGVLAVNTAGLLICCREAVKRMSTKNGGKGGAIVNVSSIGALTGSPGRFIHYAGSKGAVDSMTLGIANEVARCGIRVNAIRPGMVDTPIHAKTGQADRMADAALATPLGRAGRPEEVAESIAWLLSDKASLVTGAILNVMGAQR, encoded by the coding sequence ATGTCGGATGTCGTGATCGTCACCGGTGCCAGCACCGGAATCGGGGCCGCAACCGCGCGCCTGCTGGGTTCGCAAGGGGCCAGCGTCGTCGTCAACTACAACAGCTCCACCGAAGCCGCCGAAGGCGTGGTGGCGGAGGTGAAGGCGCTGGGCGGCAAGGCGATTGCGGTGAAGGCGAATATGGGCTCGCAAGCCGATATCGTGCGCATGTTCGCCGAGACGGACGCGGCGTTCGGGCCGGTCACGGGTTTGGTCAACAATGCCGCGACCAACACCACGCATCGCAAGATCGAAACCTACGATTTCGACGAGGTGATGGGCGTGCTCGCGGTCAACACCGCGGGGCTGCTGATCTGCTGCCGCGAGGCGGTCAAGCGCATGTCGACCAAGAACGGCGGCAAAGGCGGGGCGATCGTGAACGTGTCCTCGATCGGCGCGCTGACCGGCTCGCCGGGCCGCTTCATCCATTACGCGGGCTCGAAGGGCGCGGTGGATTCGATGACGCTGGGCATCGCCAACGAAGTCGCGCGCTGCGGCATCCGCGTCAACGCCATCCGGCCGGGCATGGTCGACACACCCATCCACGCCAAAACCGGCCAAGCCGACCGTATGGCGGACGCGGCATTGGCGACACCTTTGGGCCGCGCGGGACGGCCCGAGGAAGTGGCGGAATCGATCGCCTGGCTGCTGTCGGACAAGGCCTCGCTCGTCACCGGCGCGATCCTCAACGTGATGGGCGCGCAACGCTGA
- a CDS encoding tripartite tricarboxylate transporter TctB family protein encodes MTGRVNLQDLAAGGVFAALGLFFALGAWFDLRIGSALSMGPGYFPLLLGGVLTALGGAIALKALVAARAPFGATSWRGLTMTIAAIVFFAATVRGLGLAPSLCIATMIAAGASGQVNLRLAAMLGLSLTFICVAIFIWGLGLRYATIGPWLGGQ; translated from the coding sequence ATGACGGGGCGCGTCAATCTCCAGGACCTGGCCGCGGGCGGCGTGTTCGCCGCCCTCGGCTTGTTCTTCGCGCTTGGCGCTTGGTTCGATCTGCGTATCGGGTCGGCGCTATCGATGGGGCCGGGTTACTTCCCATTGCTGCTCGGCGGGGTGCTGACGGCGCTGGGCGGCGCGATCGCGTTGAAGGCGTTGGTCGCGGCGCGCGCGCCCTTCGGCGCCACGTCGTGGCGCGGCCTGACGATGACGATCGCCGCCATCGTGTTCTTCGCGGCGACGGTGCGCGGCCTCGGCCTCGCGCCGTCGTTGTGCATCGCGACGATGATCGCCGCCGGCGCCTCCGGTCAGGTGAATTTGCGGCTGGCGGCGATGTTGGGCCTGTCGCTGACCTTCATCTGCGTGGCGATCTTCATTTGGGGGCTGGGGCTGCGCTACGCGACCATCGGCCCGTGGCTCGGGGGGCAATAG
- a CDS encoding tripartite tricarboxylate transporter permease, producing MELIDHLALGFGTALSLDNALYCLLGALIGTAIGVLPGIGPTATVAVLLPVTYHLTPVASLIMLAGIYYGSQYGGSTTAILVNLPGEVSSSVTAIDGYQMARKGDAGKALAIAAIGSFVAGTFATLVIALVAVPLSSIALKFGPAEYFSLILTGLVTSTALAHGSMLKAVATIIAGMLFGLIGIDVDSGAFRYNMGMIEMSDGLSIVAVALGIFGISEILRNLDDPERAPSGMAKITTLMPTRDDLRRSAMPIARGSILGSALGTLPGAGSILSAFAAYMLEKRLSRTPWRFGKGAIEGVAAPEAANNAGAQTSFIPMLTLGLPTNPLMALMIGALMLHGITPGPDVIDRRPELFWGLIASMWVGNAMLVVLNLPLVGLWVSLLRIPYRLLMPAIVAFSIIGVFTVGGSDFDVYVLAGLSLFGYLLSKLGCEPAPFLMGFVLGAPLEEHMRRALVFSNGDPSIFVTQPISAAFLVCAVLILIAILLPSVSRKREEIFAEES from the coding sequence ATGGAACTCATCGACCATTTGGCGCTCGGTTTCGGTACCGCGCTGTCGCTCGACAACGCGCTTTATTGTTTGCTCGGCGCCCTGATCGGCACGGCGATCGGCGTATTGCCGGGTATCGGCCCGACCGCCACCGTCGCGGTGCTGTTGCCGGTGACCTATCACCTGACGCCGGTCGCCTCGCTGATCATGCTCGCGGGCATATATTACGGCTCGCAATATGGCGGCTCGACGACGGCGATCCTGGTCAATCTGCCGGGCGAGGTGTCGTCGTCGGTCACGGCGATCGACGGCTATCAAATGGCGCGCAAAGGCGACGCGGGCAAGGCGCTGGCGATCGCCGCGATCGGATCGTTCGTCGCGGGCACGTTCGCGACCTTGGTGATCGCGCTGGTCGCCGTGCCGCTTTCGTCGATCGCGCTGAAGTTCGGTCCGGCCGAGTATTTCTCGCTGATCCTGACGGGTCTCGTCACGTCGACGGCACTCGCCCACGGCTCGATGTTGAAGGCGGTCGCGACGATCATCGCGGGTATGTTGTTCGGCCTGATCGGCATCGACGTCGATAGCGGCGCCTTCCGCTACAATATGGGCATGATCGAGATGTCCGACGGGTTGTCGATCGTCGCCGTGGCGCTGGGCATTTTCGGCATCTCCGAAATCCTGCGCAATCTCGACGATCCCGAACGCGCACCGTCCGGCATGGCGAAGATCACCACATTGATGCCCACGCGCGACGATTTGCGCCGCAGCGCCATGCCCATCGCGCGCGGCTCGATCCTCGGTTCGGCTTTGGGCACGCTGCCGGGGGCGGGCTCCATACTGTCGGCCTTCGCCGCCTATATGCTCGAAAAGCGCCTGTCGCGAACCCCGTGGCGTTTCGGGAAGGGCGCCATCGAAGGCGTGGCCGCCCCCGAAGCCGCGAACAACGCCGGCGCGCAGACCTCGTTCATTCCGATGCTGACGCTGGGCCTGCCGACCAATCCGCTGATGGCGCTGATGATCGGCGCGTTGATGCTGCACGGGATCACGCCGGGGCCCGACGTGATCGACCGGCGGCCGGAATTGTTCTGGGGCTTGATCGCGTCGATGTGGGTCGGCAACGCGATGCTGGTTGTGCTGAACCTGCCGCTGGTCGGTTTGTGGGTCAGCTTGCTGCGCATTCCCTACCGTCTGCTGATGCCCGCGATCGTCGCCTTCTCGATCATCGGCGTGTTCACGGTCGGCGGCAGCGATTTCGACGTCTATGTCTTGGCCGGACTCAGCCTGTTCGGATATCTCTTGTCGAAACTCGGCTGCGAGCCCGCTCCCTTCTTGATGGGATTCGTGCTGGGGGCACCGCTCGAGGAACATATGCGCCGTGCACTCGTGTTCTCCAACGGCGATCCTAGCATCTTCGTGACGCAACCGATCAGCGCCGCGTTCTTGGTCTGCGCGGTCTTGATCCTGATCGCGATCCTGCTGCCCAGCGTCTCGCGCAAGCGCGAGGAAATCTTCGCGGAAGAGTCCTGA